The Natronorubrum tibetense GA33 region GCGGGAACGTGAACGTGATGTGAGCCAGCGAGACAGAGACGATCCCGGCGACGGCCGCGCCCGTCACGAGGTCGAACCAGTAGGTCGGATCCCCGAGGATCAGATAGAAGCCATAAGAGATCCAGAACAGCGCGAACAGTCGATCGAAGCGTTCGGTACCGTCGCCGACCAGTCGCTCGTGGCGCGCCGGTCGTTCGACCGGTGCCTCGTCGTACGCCAACCCGACCGCATCGAGTTCGCGTTCGATCGACTGGAGCAACTGGGCCGTCGCTCCCGGCTGATACTCCGGGTCGAGCACGACCAGATCGAGATCGTGTTCGCGCGCGTAGTCGTCGAACACACTGGCAAAGTCTCGAGGACCGAAAAGATACTCGTCGGTACCGAGCAGCGTCGTCTCGACCGTGACCGACGCACTGCCGGCGTCCTCTCGAACCCAGTTGGCCGCTTTCGAGAGGAGTTCTTCGGCTGCCTCGGTCTCCTGTTGGCCCTCGATCAGGTCCGCTTCGTGGGGTAACGCAACCACCAGATGGATCTCGAGTTCGTCGGCCCGTTCGAGACCGGACTGAACCGTATAGGCGACCGTTTGCCGGACGGTCACCGTGTCCGACAGCGGTACGAGTACTCGTTCAACCGCCACGGCACGTCCCTCCTCGTGACCGTCGATAGATATTCATGTCACTCGTTGTTAGTCGAGTCAAGCGGTAGCCGTAGGAAAACGATTTCGTTATCCGCCAGACGAACTGACGGTTCAGCGAATTGTATCCGGCGAATCGTGACAACACGATTTGTTTTTTGCCGTATCGACATCGTCGCTCGAGAGCGGACCGGCCGTCCGACCGATACTTTTACAATCATATTTGCTCTACTCCAATCTGACTTTCACCATGGAGACGAACGATACCGTCCACAGTCGATTCGAAACCGCCCGCACAGAACTAACGGCGCTGCAGGTTGAGACCGGGCTTCTGTTCGCCGCGGCAATCGCCTTTACGCTGATCTTTCTGCAGGAACCGCTCGCTCACGACGCGATGCACAACTTCCGACACGGCGCAGGGATCGTCTGTCACTGATCGATGATCTACGACTATCTTCAGCGCGGCGTCCTCGCAGGCGTCGTCGCCGGGCTCGCGTACGGGCTGTACGTGGCTGTCGTTGCGAACCCGCTCAGCGAATATCTTCACGACGCCGGTCACGGACACGGCGACCACGGGCACGACGATCACAGCCACGAGCACGGCCACGCACACGAGCACGCAGAACACGCCGTCTCCGAAACGACGACCGCGCTCGTGAGTATCGGCAGCGGTGTCCTCTGGGCGATTTTCCTCGGCGGACTGTTCGCCATCGCGTTGTACTTCCTCGAGCCGGCACTCCCCGGCCCCGACGGCGTGAAAGCATACGTTCTCGCCGGAGCCGGCTTCGTAACTGTCTCGGCAACGCCATGGCTCGTGCTCCCGCCCGCAGCTCCGGGGGCCGAACAGCTGTACACCATTGACATGCGGCTGGCCATCTACGTGGGTCTCGTCGCCCTCGGCGCGATCGTCTCCGCTACAGCGATTCTCGCGTATAGGCGTACAGCACCACGACAGCCAGCACTCAGGGTTGTGGCCGCTGCAGTACCGATTGTCGCTGTCGCCGCCGTTCTGCCGCTGGCCACGCCGACGATCGTTACCCACCCCGAGCTGTCCGGCGATCTCGTTTCGGCGTACCAGGCGCTGGCCGTCCTGAGCCAGGCCGCGGTCTGGGCGCTGCTCGCTGGGTCGTTCAACGCCCTTCGACGGCGTGCCGAACCGTCTGCAGATGCTAGCGACTCGCACGAAGCCCTGACGGCCAGCCCATAACCAATGCAGAACCGAACCGAAAAACAACGCGACCGACTCGCCGCACAGGTATTCGTCTGTACGAACGATCGCGACTCGGAGTACGCCTGCTGTGCAGACGTCGGCGGTCAGAAGACCCTCGAGGCCATCAAATCGTGGCTCCGCGAGCGCAACGCGTTCTGGAGTCCGATTTCGGTGACCGAAACCGGCTGTCTGGGCCTCTGCAGTGAGGAGGGAACGGCGATCGCGATCCAGCCGCGAAACAGGTGGTACTCCGATATTCAACCCGAAGACGTCCCCGAACTCCTCGAGCGCGAGTTCGGCCCGAACGGAGACCGTGTCGGCGACGAGTTCAGCGAGGATGCCGGCGACGGCGAGCACGCAGCCGACGAGTGAGAAACGGTCACACGACACAACGATTTTGTCTTCCGGTTCCGACTGGTTGCGTACGAGAATGCTCGCCTGGCCGGACGAAACCCTCTACGAAGGCGTGGCGTCGGTCGCGACGGACCGGCCGGACCGGGCGGCCGTGGTCTTTCGAGGAACTACCTGGAGCTACGCGAATTTGGTCGCGGAGAGCCGCGCGCTCGCCCACGGGCTCGCCGATTTGGGCGTCTCGTCGGGCGACGTCGTCGCCGTCTGGCTCGGGAACCGACCCGAGTGGACCGTCTGTCAGCTCGCGACATCGTTCCTCGGCGCGGCGATGGTCGCCGTCAACACCCGCTATCGGACCCACGAACTCGAGTACATGCTCTCCGATTCGGCAGCGAGCGTACTTCTCACCGAAGCGTCGCTGCTCGGCCGAAACTACCATGGGATGCTCGAGACCGCCGTTCCCGAAATTGCGACGCAATCGCCCGACTCGTTCGCTCCCGACTCGATTCCCTCTCTCGAAGCGGTCGTCAGCCTCGACTCCGATACCGAATTGCCAGCACTGCGCGGCTACGAGAGCGTACTCGAGACGGGACGTGATCGGCTGGAAGATGAGCAACGGGACGACGGACGAAACTCGCTCGAGCCGGTGTCCGATCCGACCGCGCCGGCGGCGGTCTTCTACACCAGCGGCACGACGAGCGATCCGAAGGGCTGTCTGCAGTCGAGTCGATCGCTGCTGAACCACTCCGCACACGTCGCGGAGCATCTGGGCATCACCGACGAGGATGTCGGCGTCACGACGCTCCCGTTCTGCGGTATCTGGGGGTACAACACCCTGTTCAGCCACCTCGCGTCCGGCGCGACGCTCGTCACGCAGACCCACTTCGATCCCGAGACGACCCTCGAACTGGTCGACGAGTACGACGCGACCTCGCTCACCGGACTCGGCGTGATGTTCGAACGGCTGCTCGAGTACGAGTCCTTCGCGCGGTCGCGCGTGGAGACGATCGAACGCGGGGTAGTCGGCTTTATCAGCAAGGGATACGACGAGACGCTGTTCGAACGGATCGAAGAGGCGTTCGGGTTTCCGGTCGTCCAGCCCTACGGGCTCTCGGAGGCCAACAGCCAGATCTTCGTCGGCGATCCAGCCGACGCGATGGAGCGACGAAAGCGCGTCGGCGGGCCGCCGATCCATCCGGCGATCGACGCGACGATCGTCGACCCCGAAACTCGGGCGGAGCTACCGACCGGTGAGGAAGGCGAACTCGCCCTCCGGGGCTACCTGCTCGCGGACGGTTATTTGGGGAAACCCGAGGCGACTGCAGCGGCGTTCGACGAGTCAGGATGGTTCTACACCGGCGATCTCGCGACCGTGGACGACGACGGCTACGTTTACTACCGCTCGAGACTCGACGACGCGCTTCGAACGCGGGGCTTTCTCGTCGCGCCTCGAGAGATCGGGGCCGCCGTCGAGGACCACCCCGGCGTTCGGTCCTGCGAAGTCGTCGGCGCGCCCCACCCTCGTCACGGAGACGTGCCGGTTGCGTTCGTTATCGCAGCCGATGACAAAGGTAACAACGTGTCCGCAGCGGCTCTCGAGTCGTTCCTCGACGACAGAGTGGCCGACTACAAGGTCCCCGCGGCGTTCGAGTTCGTCGACGAGTTCCCGACGACTGAAGGGCCAAACGGCGAGAAGGTACAGAAAGCGCTATTGCGCGGTCAGGTGCAGGATCGATTCACCGAGTGAGACAGATGACCGAGACTCCAGATACGGACGAGACAGACGACATGGACGACACGGACGAAACACAAAACGCAGACGACGGGGCGAGCGACAAACGCCTCGTATCGGGCTGGCACGGCCGCTACTACGAGGACTTCGAGGTCGGCGACATCTACAAACACCCCTTTGGACGCACCGTCACCGAGACGGACAACGTCTGGCTGACGAAC contains the following coding sequences:
- a CDS encoding monovalent cation/H+ antiporter subunit E, whose translation is MAVERVLVPLSDTVTVRQTVAYTVQSGLERADELEIHLVVALPHEADLIEGQQETEAAEELLSKAANWVREDAGSASVTVETTLLGTDEYLFGPRDFASVFDDYAREHDLDLVVLDPEYQPGATAQLLQSIERELDAVGLAYDEAPVERPARHERLVGDGTERFDRLFALFWISYGFYLILGDPTYWFDLVTGAAVAGIVSVSLAHITFTFPLDRLQSPIRTVRFAFYVPYLIWEIVKANLAISIVILRPSLPIDPTMARLNARVRGGLPLLALANSITLTPGTLVVRGDDQRLIVHTLIPSAREDLFDGSLERAVRFVFHGREAAAIATPRERGDTEVLGGDEQ
- a CDS encoding CbtB domain-containing protein; the encoded protein is METNDTVHSRFETARTELTALQVETGLLFAAAIAFTLIFLQEPLAHDAMHNFRHGAGIVCH
- a CDS encoding CbtA family protein, whose product is MIYDYLQRGVLAGVVAGLAYGLYVAVVANPLSEYLHDAGHGHGDHGHDDHSHEHGHAHEHAEHAVSETTTALVSIGSGVLWAIFLGGLFAIALYFLEPALPGPDGVKAYVLAGAGFVTVSATPWLVLPPAAPGAEQLYTIDMRLAIYVGLVALGAIVSATAILAYRRTAPRQPALRVVAAAVPIVAVAAVLPLATPTIVTHPELSGDLVSAYQALAVLSQAAVWALLAGSFNALRRRAEPSADASDSHEALTASP
- a CDS encoding (2Fe-2S) ferredoxin domain-containing protein, producing MQNRTEKQRDRLAAQVFVCTNDRDSEYACCADVGGQKTLEAIKSWLRERNAFWSPISVTETGCLGLCSEEGTAIAIQPRNRWYSDIQPEDVPELLEREFGPNGDRVGDEFSEDAGDGEHAADE
- a CDS encoding class I adenylate-forming enzyme family protein, with the translated sequence MLAWPDETLYEGVASVATDRPDRAAVVFRGTTWSYANLVAESRALAHGLADLGVSSGDVVAVWLGNRPEWTVCQLATSFLGAAMVAVNTRYRTHELEYMLSDSAASVLLTEASLLGRNYHGMLETAVPEIATQSPDSFAPDSIPSLEAVVSLDSDTELPALRGYESVLETGRDRLEDEQRDDGRNSLEPVSDPTAPAAVFYTSGTTSDPKGCLQSSRSLLNHSAHVAEHLGITDEDVGVTTLPFCGIWGYNTLFSHLASGATLVTQTHFDPETTLELVDEYDATSLTGLGVMFERLLEYESFARSRVETIERGVVGFISKGYDETLFERIEEAFGFPVVQPYGLSEANSQIFVGDPADAMERRKRVGGPPIHPAIDATIVDPETRAELPTGEEGELALRGYLLADGYLGKPEATAAAFDESGWFYTGDLATVDDDGYVYYRSRLDDALRTRGFLVAPREIGAAVEDHPGVRSCEVVGAPHPRHGDVPVAFVIAADDKGNNVSAAALESFLDDRVADYKVPAAFEFVDEFPTTEGPNGEKVQKALLRGQVQDRFTE